In the genome of Synechococcus sp. CB0101, the window TGCTCCGAGCGATGCCGATCTGCTGACGCAGCCCGCTTAAGCGCTGAACTTCAGGCGATGATCTGGCCACATTGGAGATGGGTGAGATGGCGGCTTCTGGTGGTGAGTTCAACGGCAACAGCCTCAGTGAGCTGGGCGGCCGCACGTTGATCCAACTGCGGGAGCTGGCTAAACGCATCGGCCTTGGCGGCTACAGCCGCTTAACCAAAGACGGTCTGATTGAGGCGATGAGCCAACCAGAGGCCTCAAGACCTGCGGTGATCACCGCTCCCGAAAAGCTCGAGTCAGCCGCTTCTTCTTCTGCTGCAGCCACGCCAGAGCTGCCCAGTCACATCACCTTCCTGCCCCGTGATCCCCAGTGGGCGTATGTGTTCTGGGAGATCAGCAGCAGCGATGAGGAGCGCGCCAACGCCGCGGGTGCCACGCAACTGGCACTGCGGGTGGCGGATGTCACCGGGCTGCCCCTCGGCGCTGCCCATCCCCACACCCTGCAGGAGCTGGTGGTGAGCAGCGGCGCGCGGGAATGGCATCTTCCGATGCCCGTGAGCGACCGCGATTACCGCGTGGAACTCGGCTACCGCACCAAAGCTGGAGGCTGGTTCTCCTTGGCCACCTCCTCGGTGGCGCGGATGCCAGCGCTGGAGCCTGCATCCGTGGTGGCCGATGCCTTTGTGCCTTTCTGCCTGGATGCACCCGTGATGGCCGCAGCCCAGCCGGTGGTGAGCGGTGGGGTGGAGCACGAGCGGATCTATCAACTGGCCACCGCAGGCAGCCTGCGCAGCCGCCGCGTGGGATCAGAAGTGCTACATGAGTGGGATCAGGATTCTGCGCGCAGCGGCGCCCTCAACGATTCCGGCGCCGGCCTCTGGGCCAGCGGCCGCAGCGAATCAGGCAGCGGCATCGTGCGGCCGCGCTCCTTCTGGCTGGTGGCTGATGCGGAGCTGATCGTTTACGGCGCCACTGAACCCAGCGCACGCCTGTCCATCGGTGAGCAGGAGATTCCCCTTGAGGCCGATGGCACCTTCCGGGTGCATGTGCCCTTCCGCGATGGCGAGCAGCTGTATCCGATCAAGGCCGTGGCCGCCGATGGTGAACAGGAGCGCTCGATTCGTCTGGAGTTCGAGCGCCGCACACCCCAGGCGCGGGTGAACCGCAAAGAGGATGCGGTTCTGGAGTGGTTCTGAACCAAGAAGCTCAGCCAGTTCAGGCCGCCTGATGACGGCTGCTCACCAGCTCTCCCGTGCATTCAACGGGCAGCAAGGCAGATCGGCCGGAGCTGTACCAAGCCTCCACCAGTGCCGCGCTGGAGCTGGGATTGAGCTGACCAGCCAGCAACCAAAGCTCGTCATGCAACACCTGCGTCTGATCCGGCGTCCCCACGTACCAGGGGGCCTCTGGATCCACCGACAACTCCTCATGCAAAAGGAGCAGCCCCTCCAAAACGCAAGCGGCGAGTTCGGGCGTCATCGCGGGCAAGCAACAACCATCCAGACACGGCACCTGGCCCTTGGGCAAGTCTCCGCCCGAACTCCTTCATCCCTGCTCTCAGGCCGCTTGCAGGTCGGACCACATCTGGGCAAGAGCCCTGGGAACCGCCCGCGGCTGGTAGTCACGCGGATCACTGGCGCCATGACGCAGCACCGCATTCACCACAACCGCCGGACGTGAACTGCGGTTGATGGCACCGTGGGGCACTCCGGGTGGAATCCGCAGCCAGATCGGCTCATCCTCACGCAGATGAATGCAACGCAGGCGCCGATCTTGCAACACGATCAGATCCAGACTGCCGCTGATCACCTGCAACTGATCGGTCTGAAAGCGGTGGCAAAACAGTTGGCCGCGTTCGCTATGGCGAACTTCCGCGATCAAGGTTTCATCGCTGGCGAGCGGCTCAGAGAAAAATGTGGCGCCTGATCCGCTGGAACGCGCAGAGAGCAGCTCGATCGAACGTGAGGTGCGCATTGTCAAAAGAAAGTTTCATCAACTGTTGCAATTCGCCAGCGCATGAATTGTGCGTTTCACGTCCTTTTGAGTGCTGCGTTAGCAGATCCTGGCGGCGGATTTAATCATCGCCATGGCTGCGGTTCCAGAGCAGCCTTGGCCGATTCAATGACTGAGGATCGAACCATGATCCAAACGTCTGGACCATCTCCTGATCAACCTGAGCGGCACGTTGGGGCTCGAGCGCCATGCGCCGGCGGAGATGATCCTGGTCAAGCTGAGTCAGGAGTCTGCGAGTCCGTTCCTGCACGAGCCGCTGATGGGTATGGCGTGATGATGACCCAGAACAATCGCTCATACGCATCAGCACCAGGCACTGTTGGACTCTGTTGTCATGCAATGGACCATCAGAGCTGCTGAGACTTCACCCATTCGGTGGCGGCCTTCTGCGTATGCCAGGCCTGCAGCAACTGTTTCGCCAAAGCCTTCAGCTGCTCGGGATCCGCAGTGGCGTCAATCGCCCGAGAAAAGCGTTCCACCTCAAACTGCTGGCCAATTGTGAGTTCTTGCGTGCTCGACATGACCACATCAGTGAACAACGCGCCAACGTTATCGACGGGCATCTGTTTCTTCGTAGCAAAAACTACGCATTAGGTGGATGTGGGCAAATCAACAGCGAAAAGAACGCTTCAATCAGACGGATTAACTGGTCTGATTAGCCTCTTTGATCAGTGCTCTTCCGAATCTGCTGCCATCGCCCTCGTGCGTCATGTGCAAGCGAATCAACTGGCTTGCGGACGGCGGCGTGTGGTCCTTGGATATTTCTGCCCCAGTCGCCACAGCTCATTGCTGTTCTCGCCGGGCTCCACCCCTCGCAGCCTGCACACCAGGTTGAAAATGTCCTGAGCAGAGAGCTCGCCGTCTTCTTGCCATTTCAAGCTGGCTGGCTGGACGGAGTGCTGGAAATCCGACACGAACGCAACAGCAAGTCCTCACAAACTATGGAATCGATCGACTTCCGTGGCTCAACTAACACAGGATGTTGTGGAAGATTCCTGGAAAATGTCGTTGCTGTTACCAGAACAACCTGGCTCAGGACTGATCTGTAGCCGATGACTCTGATGCGCTGATGCCCTGGAGGTCCTGGAGAAGCATCACGAGCGCCATCCCCATCAAGGCAAGCGCTGTACCCGTCTGTTCACGCCCGGCAAGTTCGAGTGTTCTGGCGGCTGCCAGGTGCTGACTCCAACTCAGGCGCATGACATCAATCCATCGTTCGTGTGTCCTAGCGAATACAGCCAGGCAGCGCGTGCCGGAGCCGAGTGTGTCACAAACAGTCACCGTTTGTGGCTGCTGACAGAGCAGGTATTCGGTAGTCCAGGTGACGATCTCAAGCGTGAAACGCCATAGGTTCTGCCTGTCCCATCGCATCCAACCGATGGCCCCGATCGAGCTGACCATGGCGCAAACCTTTGAGGTTGAACGCCTCAAGCGCGACATCGATGCTCAGAGCGACCCTGAAGCCCTTCGCGCTCTCGCTAAAGATCTCC includes:
- a CDS encoding DUF4912 domain-containing protein; translated protein: MGEMAASGGEFNGNSLSELGGRTLIQLRELAKRIGLGGYSRLTKDGLIEAMSQPEASRPAVITAPEKLESAASSSAAATPELPSHITFLPRDPQWAYVFWEISSSDEERANAAGATQLALRVADVTGLPLGAAHPHTLQELVVSSGAREWHLPMPVSDRDYRVELGYRTKAGGWFSLATSSVARMPALEPASVVADAFVPFCLDAPVMAAAQPVVSGGVEHERIYQLATAGSLRSRRVGSEVLHEWDQDSARSGALNDSGAGLWASGRSESGSGIVRPRSFWLVADAELIVYGATEPSARLSIGEQEIPLEADGTFRVHVPFRDGEQLYPIKAVAADGEQERSIRLEFERRTPQARVNRKEDAVLEWF